From one Eucalyptus grandis isolate ANBG69807.140 chromosome 9, ASM1654582v1, whole genome shotgun sequence genomic stretch:
- the LOC104418729 gene encoding ferric reduction oxidase 7, chloroplastic, whose protein sequence is MAKTHSAHEPLLLNHADVKNPPRFAPSAFVKWVLNIAMWLLFIFWVAIIFASPSESAEKFTRNWTRAASGSIYGFSGSLFLVYSGPILAVAFLAIASLIIAGEKELQLKKTSKYPRFRLRTFPILVDGPFGVVSAAEFIGICLFVVFFFWAVYGYTLQNLNLLPELQVPSELKGIVMLELSGLRFGSIGLYFLAFLFLPITRGSVLLSIIDVPFEQATRYHVWLGHLTMFVFTLHGLFYLIAWGLQGRLLHEMLEWKDYGVANLPGVISLLAGLLMWVTSLSPVRKKQFELFFYTHQLYIVFVIFLALHVGDFVFSIAAGGIFLFVIDRFLRFCQSRRTVDVISAMCLPCGTVELVFSKPANLQYNALSFIFLQIRELSWLQWHPFSVSSSPLAGKNHVSVLIKVLGEWTAKLRSNVSDKSSAEGEKELLNQFCSNITASVEGPYGHELPYHLTYENLILVAGGIGISPFLAILSDILHLTKEGKPCLPKNVLVIWAIKKSDELPILFTLDAESICPNFSEKLNLEAYVYVTRESDPPLEEGKFYKGISSSVSPPSKGSHMSVLVGTGNRVWSGVYVILSVVGFAILMALLDIFYINPMNIVSWWYKGLLFVGCMIASVIIFGGPVIYLWHLWEKRILNAEEAADGRKDDVLQHSASVNMAQDNLVPKDHAISRRMYYGARPNFEEIFTSVSERWGNVDIGIIVCGPETLQSSVARECRSQNLRRGSLQPVFHFNSHSFDL, encoded by the exons ATGGCTAAGACGCACTCTGCTCATGAGCCTCTGCTGCTCAACCATGCCGATGTCAAGAACCCACCTCGTTTCGCGCCCTCTGCATTCGTCAAATGGGTTCTTAACATCGCGATGTGGCTCCTCTTCATTTTCTGGGTTGCGATCATATTTGCTTCCCCCTCGGAGTCCGCTGAGAAGTTTACAAGAAATTGGACTAGAGCAGCCAGTGGAAGCATATATGGCTTTTCAG GAAGCTTATTCTTGGTATACAGCGGCCCAATTCTAGCTGTTGCATTTCTTGCCATAGCAAGTCTGATCATTGCTGGGGAGAAAGAGCTCCAATT GAAGAAGACTAGCAAATACCCAAGGTTTCGATTACGGACGTTTCCCATCCTGGTTGATGGACCATTTGGAGTAGTCTCAGCAGCTGAGTTTATCGGGATTTGCTTATTTGTTGTGTTTTTCTTCTGGGCTGTTTATGGTTATACCCTGCAGAATCTCAACTTGTTACCCGAGCTCCAAGTACCTTCTGAATTGAAAGG CATAGTGATGCTGGAACTTTCTGGACTTCGTTTTGGTTCCATTGGACTGTACTTCTTGGCGTTTCTCTTCCTTCCGATTACTAGAGGATCTGTTCTTCTCAGTATCATTGACGTCCCGTTTGAGCAAGCAACTCGATATCATGTCTGGCTTGGACATCTCACAATGTTTGTCTTCACCCTCCATGGGCTATTCTACTTAATCGCATGGGGTCTGCAAGGTCGCCTGCTACATGAA ATGCTGGAGTGGAAAGATTATGGTGTTGCTAATCTACCTGGGGTTATCAGCCTTTTGGCTGGTCTACTGATGTGGGTGACATCATTGTCTCCAGTGAGGAAGAAGCAATTTGAATTGTTCTTCTACACGCACCAACTCTACATTGTCTTTGTCATCTTTTTGGCTCTGCACGTTGGAGATTTTGTTTTCAGTATAGCTGCTGGAGGAATCTTCCTCTTTGTGATTGACCGGTTTCTGAGATTCTGCCAATCACGAAGGACTGTGGATGTTATTTCAGCAATGTGTCTGCCTTGTGGAACTGTAGAATTGGTCTTTTCAAAGCCAGCAA ATCTACAGTACAATGCCCTGAGTTTCATATTCCTTCAGATTAGGGAATTATCTTGGCTTCAATGGCATCCTTTCAGCGTTTCTTCTAGTCCTTTGGCTGGGAAGAATCATGTCTCTGTCCTCATAAAGGTCTTAGGGGAATGGACAGCAAAATTGAGGAGCAATGTATCGGACAAGTCTAGTGCTGAAGGAGAAAAAGAACTACTCAACCAATTTTGTTCCAACATTACAGCCTCTGTTGAAGGGCCTTACGGGCATGAATTACCTTACCATCTGAC ATACGAAAACCTCATCCTAGTCGCTGGAGGCATTGGGATATCCCCCTTTTTGGCTATCTTGAGTGATATACTTCATCTTACAAAGGAAGGAAAACCATGCCTCCCCAAGAATGTATTAGTCATTTGGGCCATCAAAAAGTCAGATGAGCTCCCTATACTTTTCACTCTCGATGCGGAGTCGATCTGCCCTAACTTTTCCGAGAAACTAAATCTTGAAGCCTATGTTTATGTCACTCGGGAATCAGATCCTCCTCTG GAAGAAGGTAAATTTTACAAGGGCATTAGCTCTTCCGTATCTCCTCCATCCAAGGGAAGCCACATGTCTGTTCTAGTTGGCACCGGAAACCGTGTGTGGTCTGGGGTTTATGTTATCTTGTCCGTGGTCGGCTTTGCCATATTGATGGCCCTGCTGGACATCTTCTACATAAACCCTATGAACATAGTCTCATGGTGGTATAAAGGCCTCTTGTTTGTAGGATGCATGATTGCCAGTGTAATTATATTTGGAGGCCCTGTCATCTATCTGTGGCATCTCTGGGAAAAAAGAATTCTAAATGCGGAAGAAGCTGCAGATGGCAGGAAGGATGACGTGTTGCAGCACAGTGCCAGTGTTAATATGGCGCAGGACAACTTAGTCCCAAAAGATCATGCTATTTCGAGGAGAATGTATTATGGCGCTAGACCGAACTTTGAAG AAATTTTTACGTCTGTGTCCGAGCGCTGGGGCAATGTTGACATCGGCATAATCGTGTGTGGTCCTGAGACTCTTCAGTCGAGTGTTGCCAGAGAATGCAGGTCGCAGAACTTAAGGAGGGGGTCACTTCAGCCAGTCTTCCATTTCAACAGCCATAGTTTCGATCTGTAG
- the LOC104418727 gene encoding ferric reduction oxidase 7, chloroplastic → MANAQHYPDEPLLPSLADGQNEKPSRSTFAAFFRPVLGIAMWLVFGFWVVVMLISPLDSAGNMYLENWTKVASGSIYGITGSIFLVFSGPVLLIAVLAIVSLNVAGEKELQWYKSSKRPRFRMRTFPVLVGGPLGVVSAAEFVGICLFVLFALWVVCAYATDILDHLWEGLQAPSNGKWLEILERSGLHLGSIVMYCLAFLFLPITRGSVLLRIIDIPFEQATRYHIWLGHLAMCFITLHGLCYIIIWVMQGVLLDKIVEWTDDGISNLPGVITISAGLLMWVTSMPPVRKKQFELFFYTHQLYAVFVLFLALHVGDFIFSIAAGGIFLFIIDRFLRFCQSRRTVDVISVTCLPCGTAELVFSKPANLRYNALSFIFLQIRELSWLQWHPFSVSSSPLAGDNRISVLMKAVGEWTDKLKSNVSGEEGERALPNQSCSKIKASIEGPYGHESPYHLTYENLILVAGGSGIAPFLAILGDMLHLKKQGKPCLPKNVIVIWAIKKSDELHLLSTVDMDLICPNLSDRLNLEVCVYVTRESDPPLEEGNNSEGFTCSVSSLLRGRGMSVLVGTGNSIWSGLYVISSVIGFAVLMALLDIFYINPLNIVTWWYRGLLFVVCMLASVILFGGPVIYFWHRLEKTVLAAEEAEDAEKDNRPQQSESAHTNIMQDNFAPEYRSVSRSIHYGARPNFEEIFKSVSERWGNVDIGVIVCGPMTLQSSVAKQCRSQNLRRGSLGPVFHFNSHSFDL, encoded by the exons ATGGCCAATGCGCAGCACTATCCTGATGAACCTCTGCTGCCAAGCCTTGCCGATGGCCAGAACGAGAAGCCATCTCGTTCCACCTTTGCCGCATTCTTCAGACCGGTTCTCGGCATCGCAATGTGGCTTGTCTTTGGCTTCTGGGTCGTGGTTATGCTCATATCCCCCTTGGACTCTGCCGGGAATATGTACCTCGAGAATTGGACTAAAGTAGCCAGCGGGAGCATTTACGGGATCACAG GGAGCATATTCTTGGTGTTCAGCGGTCCGGTTCTCCTCATCGCAGTTCTTGCCATAGTAAGTCTCAACGTTGCCGGAGAGAAGGAGCTCCAATG GTACAAGTCTAGCAAACGACCAAGGTTCCGAATGCGGACATTTCCTGTCCTGGTTGGTGGACCACTCGGAGTAGTCTCGGCAGCTGAGTTCGTTGGGATTTGCCtctttgttttgtttgctttgtgGGTTGTGTGTGCTTACGCCACAGACATTCTTGACCATTTATGGGAGGGGCTCCAAGCACCTTCCAACGGTAAATG GTTGGAGATCTTGGAACGTTCAGGACTCCACCTTGGTTCCATCGTGATGTACTGCTTGGCGTTTCTCTTCCTCCCAATTACTAGGGGATCTGTTCTTCTTCGTATCATAGACATCCCCTTTGAGCAAGCAACCCGGTATCATATCTGGCTCGGACATCTCGCAATGTGCTTCATCACTCTCCACGGGCTATGCTACATAATTATATGGGTGATGCAAGGTGTTCTGCTAGATAAA ATAGTGGAGTGGACGGATGATGGTATTTCCAATCTACCTGGTGTCATCACTATTTCGGCTGGTCTGCTGATGTGGGTGACATCAATGCCTCCAGTGAGGAAGAAACAGTTCGAATTATTCTTCTACACACACCAACTCTATGCTGTCTTTGTACTCTTTTTGGCTTTGCACGttggagattttatatttaGTATAGCTGCTGGAGGAATCTTCCTCTTCATTATCGACCGGTTTCTGAGATTCTGCCAATCACGAAGGACTGTCGACGTAATTTCTGTGACGTGCCTCCCTTGTGGAACTGCAGAGTTGGTCTTCTCAAAGCCAGCAA ATCTGAGGTACAATGCACTGAGCTTCATCTTCCTTCAGATCAGGGAATTGTCCTGGCTTCAATGGCATCCTTTCAGTGTTTCTTCCAGTCCTTTGGCAGGGGATAACCGTATCTCCGTTCTCATGAAGGCCGTAGGGGAATGGACAGACAAATTGAAGAGCAATGTATCCggtgaagaaggagaaagagcaCTGCCCAACCAATCTTGTTCCAAAATAAAGGCCTCTATAGAAGGCCCTTATGGGCATGAATCACCTTACCATCTGAC ATATGAAAACCTCATTCTAGTAGCCGGTGGCAGTGGGATCGCTCCCTTTTTGGCCATCTTGGGTGACATGCTCCATCTCAAAAAGCAAGGGAAACCATGCTTACCAAAGAATGTCATTGTCATTTGGGCCATCAAAAAGTCCGATGAGCTTCATCTACTTTCCACTGTGGATATGGACTTGATCTGCCCTAACCTTTCAGATAGACTTAATCTTGAAGTTTGTGTTTATGTCACTCGGGAATCAGATCCTCCATTG GAGGAAGGTAACAACAGCGAGGGCTTTACCTGTTCCGTGTCTTCTCTATTAAGGGGAAGAGGCATGTCCGTTCTAGTTGGCACGGGAAACAGTATTTGGTCTGGACTTTATGTCATCTCATCCGTGATCGGGTTTGCTGTATTGATGGCCCTGCTGGACATCTTCTACATAAATCCTTTGAACATAGTCACTTGGTGGTACAGAGGCCTCCTGTTTGTAGTGTGCATGCTTGCCAGTGTAATCCTATTTGGAGGCCCTGTCATCTATTTTTGGCATCGCCTGGAAAAAACAGTTCTTGCTGCAGAGGAAGCTGAGGATGCTGAGAAGGACAACAGGCCGCAGCAGAGTGAGAGTGCCCACACAAACATAATGCAGGACAACTTCGCCCCAGAATATCGCTCTGTTTCGAGGAGTATACATTACGGAGCTAGACCGAACTTTGAAG AAATCTTTAAATCAGTGTCCGAGCGCTGGGGCAATGTTGATATCGGCGTGATCGTGTGCGGTCCCATGACTCTTCAGTCGAGTGTTGCCAAACAATGCAGGTCGCAGAACTTGAGGAGGGGGTCGCTTGGCCCAGTCTTCCATTTCAACAGCCATAGTTTTGATCTGTAG